The DNA segment TTATTACGTTTGACAGATATTCATAATTAACTACTATTAGATTTAAGAGAAGCCAGAGCCGCAAGTGCAATTTAGTCTCAGTTTATATAGCTCACAACAGATGCCGGTTCATAGATATTATTACTATGCAACTTTTTAGTACCATTATCCTCCTCGTATTAGTCGCTTATGCTGGATCAACAATAGCAACATTTCATATCAATTCGTTTTATCGTAGACCTGTGCTCAGAATCTGTTCTCACTCGTGTTCTAGGCTTCCCAAGTTCCGGCGGGATGCTATCTGGCTTCCATTTGGGCCCCTTTAGTTTTGTGCAATCTATCTCgtgtatattatataattatcatgTGTTACATGAGCCTAACGTTTGTATAATTATCTCGACTGGTCTATCTATGTGTAATAATTTCTCGACCGACTCAAACAGTACTTGACATTGGTGCATATTATCTATCAATCATAGATCGAAACAGATTGTCTAAACAAATACAAATCCATTACGAGGTGTAATAATATTGGCGTTGACTCAAGAATGAGATTCTCTTTTAAGTATTTTCATGGATGAAGAATTCAACAAGAAGATATAAATGTTCTCTCCAATAACTGCATCAGTGCTTCCAAAGTCGCTACAAAGTTGAAAAATATGATAAAGACGTTACAAGATTGTTCAATCCTCTTCATCAATGACTTTAGTGCCAAGACCAGAGAGACCTTCAGCAGGGATTTCAGCAACAGTGACAAGGGAGAAGAACTCTTCCTTggcatcttcatcatcatttcTCTTACGAGCAACTCGGACTCTGATCCTTCTAGGAGGACCTCTGATACCTCTGCTCCAAATCTGCTTGTTCAGCTTCACATCCACTCTCACATCCTTTGTCCCCATTGCCTTCTCTGCAAACTTCCTTATCTCCTTGATTGCCTTTGGAGCCTTCTTCTTGAAGGTACTGTTTTAACACACACAATTCAAACTTTCCCAAGTCAAACCCCAACAGATGCATAGAAGGTTAATTTTATGTCGGAACACTTACCAGCTATGAAGGCGTCTGTGAAGATTGATGGTGTACTCTCTGGTCACCACCTCCTCTTTCCTTCCCTTCTTTTCCGACATTTTTATGTCTCTTTATCTCTGTTCCTGCGTATATACAAACTCAAACCGGTTAAACTCAGATAGGTTTTTATCTATATAGCCCAATCAGCTCACTGTTTGTTCACTACACATCACTTGATTGCCAAACAAATGAAGGAATATATGTATAAGAATCAACTGGTCTAAATATAAAACGAAGATAAGCGAAATAAAGTTAAAGACAGTGAGAGACACATACCTTCGCTTCTGCAAGAACGCCGAGATAGAGAGACGGTGGGGGCGGAGGAGTCGTTGGCTTATATGCGGCGCTCAGTAAGTTACCCTAGTCGATTTAATGGGCTTTTTAATCTCTCACTTTTATAGCCCAATTATGAATTTCTGAACTGATTCTT comes from the Brassica rapa cultivar Chiifu-401-42 chromosome A01, CAAS_Brap_v3.01, whole genome shotgun sequence genome and includes:
- the LOC103865949 gene encoding 60S ribosomal protein L31-3, which gives rise to MSEKKGRKEEVVTREYTINLHRRLHSCTFKKKAPKAIKEIRKFAEKAMGTKDVRVDVKLNKQIWSRGIRGPPRRIRVRVARKRNDDEDAKEEFFSLVTVAEIPAEGLSGLGTKVIDEED